In one window of Cynocephalus volans isolate mCynVol1 chromosome 6, mCynVol1.pri, whole genome shotgun sequence DNA:
- the LOC134380317 gene encoding GTPase IMAP family member 6-like, whose translation MEEEEYEQIFLEDSPGELSQDPTQELAGGLKEKEQSPRRLRLLLVGKTGSGKSATGNSILGRKVYESKVSAKTVTKTFQRGSREWVGKELEVIDTPDILSPQVQPEAAAQEICQAIAFSSPGPHAVLLVTQLGRFTEEDQQVVRRLQEVFGVGVLAYTVLVFTHKEDLDGGSLEEYVRETHNQDLAWLDVLCERRHCGFNNKAERAEQEAQLQELMEKIEGILWENEGDCYSNKDYKYSQQNVLLKEVQERQKAQGQGSEVLSEESWLEGLSQVLKESERTHRCLLGKVTL comes from the exons aTGGAGGAAGAAGAATACGAACAGATTTTCCTGGAGGATTCCCCAGGAGAGCTGTCCCAGGATCCTACCCAAGAGCTGGCAGGAG GTctgaaggagaaagaacagaGCCCAAGGAGGCTGAGGCTCCTTCTGGTGGGGAAAACAGGAAGTGGGAAAAGTGCAACAGGAAACAGCATCCTTGGCCGGAAAGTGTACGAGTCCAAAGTCAGTGCAAAAACAGTGACCAAGACCTTCCAGAGAGGGAGCCGAGAGTGGGTTGGGAAGGAACTTGAGGTGATCGACACCCCCGACATTTTGTCCCCTCAGGTCCAGCCAGAAGCAGCAGCTCAGGAGATCTGTCAGGCCATTGCCTTCTCATCCCCAGGACCTCATGCGGTGCTCCTGGTGACACAGCTGGGCCGGTTCACAGAAGAGGACCAGCAGGTGGTCAGGCGCCTCCAGGAGGTCTTCGGAGTGGGGGTCCTGGCTTACACAGTCCTGGTGTTCACCCACAAGGAAGACCTGGATGGTGGCTCCTTGGAAGAGTATGTGCGCGAGACCCACAACCAGGACCTTGCCTGGCTGGACGTGCTATGTGAGCGGCGCCATTGCGGCTTCAACAACAAGGCGGAGCGGGCAGAGCAGGAGGCCCAGCTGCAGGAGCTTATGGAGAAAATCGAGGGTATCCTGTGGGAAAATGAAGGGGATTGCTACAGCAACAAGGATTACAAGTACTCCCAGCAAAACGTCCTGCTCAAAGAAGTGCAGGAAAGACAAAAGGCTCAGGGGCAAGGGTCTGAAGTGCTCAGTGAGGAATCCTGGCTGGAAGGGCTGTCCCAAGTCCTGAAGGAATCGGAGAGGACTCACAGATGCCTCCTAGGGAAGGTGACTCTTTGA